TTTCCGTTCTTTGTGTgtgagtctaagttgtgccaagatCTCAATTCAAATCCGTCCTTGATCCCTCTCGTCACCATCAAAAATTGCCTCCTGGAAATTCCTCTTCCGACTCAAGTCTCCAAATCAAACTCTGAAATTCTATCCGTCTCTTTGAATCATCGCCAAATACTTCCCCAGATCCAAAACATCCAAAACCCCATCTTGAATCCTCCGTCGACTCCTTCCTCTCATCCAGATCCCAATTCCGAAATCTAAGTCAAATTCCAAGTTCAAATTCTCTTCGAATCAATCTCCTccgaaaaagtctattttgcctccctcggatTTTTGTGGGCCGTTTTCTCCTCGGCCCATCTCCTCtcagccgctcctcctcctcctcctcctcgcacgTGCGTTGCGCGTGTGCGCTCgctctctccttcttcctcgctctctctctctctctctctctctctctctctctctctctctctcattgactcccgccgacgccgcccaaaatCCCAGCCACGCTGCCGTTTCTCGCGCGCATGGCCGACCGGCAAGGACGCCGCTCCCACGCGCCTCGCCTGCCCGCCGCCCAAAACGGAAGGGAGAGGCTTCCCTTTCCACCGTCCTCCCTCACTTTTTCCCTTCTAAACCCGGCCTCTCTCCTCTCGCCCTTGTCTTCTTGCGCGCGGAGGCAGAGGACGCCGACAACGTCCTGCCGCGCCTGTGCCCCCACCTTGaccgcgccacgccgatgctCCCGCGCCCGCGATTCAATTCCCGCCGCACgatccaccgcctccaccgcccctttgcatcctcgccgtcgccacgtTTCGCGCAGCCCACGAAAACGCCGCTCCCGCTCGTGACCGCCCGCCGAGCGCCAGCCGAGCGCTCGACCGCCAAGGTCGGTTTCCCTCCTCCAAACCgacctctcctcctcacctatAAAACCCAAGCCCGAGCTCCCCCTCTTTTCTTCCCGTTTTACTTCCCTCTGCCGCCGCGCCATTGTCGCCCTTCCTCCGCCGTCGCGCGTGCCGGGAAGCCGACGTGCGCACGAGGAGTCAACGAGGAGCTCTGCGCCGCCCCATCGCCGCACTCCATCTCTCCTTCCCCGGCGCACACGCCTCGACGCGCGCCGCCTCGGCGTCatccgccgtgcgccgccgctcggtCGCGTGCCACCCTCGGCCTTCCAACCCTTCCCATCCCCAACTCGCCGCCGACACCGTTCCTCCCGTCGGTGAGCTCCTCAGCTTCCTTTTTCGCCGTCCCCGCACTCGCGTAGCTCGCCGTGCGCTCTGTTTCCGCatcgccgccttcttcctcctcgtacCACACGCGGTGCTGCGTCCGCCACCGAGCAGtcgcgcgccgtcgtcggcccTTCTCTCTCGTCTAaccagctcgccgtcgtcctcccgtaaCTTCTCGCGCTCCCTCTCTGTTTTCCCGGCGACGCCCCACTCAGTGTTGTGCCGCCCCGCCGTAGCtctgcttccgccgccgccgtgcgccgtcgcgcgccgccgccggccggtctCTCGCCGAttcccggcgccgccaccacccccgaGCCCTCTCGAGCctccccggcgcgccgccgcggccgcccgcctcgccggccgcgcccgcgccgtgccacccatcccgccgccgcacggccgccgtcgccagccgccgccgcgccgcctctccctcatcCGCACCGTTGAATTAGCTCCCCTTGATCCCCGCTTGCTTCCGGTGCACGCCGCGCCTCCCggttcgccgccgctcgccggtaTGCACCGCTCGCCGCCAGCCGTCAGATCGGCCGCCCGGCCTCCCTCCCTTTCCTCCATCCAACGTGGCTGTCCACGTGGGCTTTGACCGGGTCAAGCTGACGCCCCgtcagccccccccccccccctctcggCCTCGCCAGCCGTTGGGCTGCGCTGCTCCCCCGGTCCAATCGACCAAAGTCCATTTATAATCCCTCATGCCGAGCCCAGTACCCCCACCCAAAAGCTAAAGTCCATCTTTGCTCCCTTCGCAAACACAGTACCAAAAGTCCATATCTGCTCCTTCCCAATTCACCTCTCTCTCACATAtgttggccccacatgtcaatgagtgATAAAagaatattcttgagaatattctTTTCCATAAAATTCATAAATCATTGCCCGCATTCcaaaaaaattttgacaaatcaTTTCCTTGTCtagaaattccaattaaactcccaaaattcatatctcctGATCCGTCATTCCGATTAACCCCGTTCCACTTCCAGTATTCCCGTAAAATCGAGATCTATTTAATAGcactattatttagtctaaataggatccttttcttggtcttttgtttaggttttgattgtttgcgtatagttgcggttaccggatttttgTCGATCGTGggatttctcgaagattcgtgaagcttcgtgaagaccttgagcaaggcaagtcaccctttgatcaattgctcctataattggaaattcattattattttgttttcaacTTGCATTAgtagaatcacacacttaacttgcttggcctcggtttgcgtgccaaaccaacggacctacccagtagtcgcacaaattcctgtaggttgtactaccctgattccttgtcgcttCACTCTTGTGGTACCtcggtatccgtgctctctgagcgcgtataccaaatatcccacatacaccgttgattgttgaaaaaattgggaaatgggtttgagaagccttgaaaacccgacatatggtgtcggtgtgtttaaaaacaaaatgaattgtgaaaactcgcgatgcgggggtgGTGCCTGCCTGGcgctgtcccgtattcgcatataaggaccgattcctgtgtgaaactcatcaagcataacaaagtgcaaccacaaggtggtaTGGGACACCCTagctaagtaactagtcggttcagggaagcctcgcatgccaatagttgggaacgccggggcagggtcggttggagccaacccgggttcctggtaaggcaagAACGCGAAGCTTGCCAGATtaccgatcgaggtggttggagtttgatttgtgaaaactaaaatggcctatatttatgtgcggatttgatccttctatgtggcatgaggtaacgctgggtcggcttgggaaaTGCTTTGTTGCGAACCTCTGATACCGACGGGTGTTCGGAATAAgttcgtatcttgtgggtaaagtgtacccctctgcagaggttaactaactgttcgaacagccgtacccacggtcatgggcggatgtgaggtggttcccgttgcgaAGATTTGTTTGcttgtgctttgtgaaaagttgttgtggtgtgggaatcgtaaccagaatcagcctatgtggcaaaTTGATGACCTGAGTGATCAGAAACGAATCtatgtgattcgggatgtctgcgggcatcatagactaggcttcccgagtggaagcggattgttgtgctgctgggcagctggactctgggagtccgagaaaatgaaaaaggctctaGGAGCcgatttaatcaagtgaaatggctctgggagccgagaagtaatgatctgacccgggaggtcggtacattattaattgagttgttgaaatttgagacgcaagtctcttttcgacccgaacttaaaaagaaataaatcacttagtgatttcaaaatgatttcaaacaaaagatttaccaaaacaaccttgcctctcttccaagcttgcatcaaacacctaaattcccgtgacttgctgagtacgaaagtactcacccttgctctatataaatatatatagttcctccgccctGAAGAGAAGATAAAGTGAAGtaaagattagggtttcgtcctggttcccagccgtcgcctgtggtgttgggtgttagtccgttggttccgctactgctgctgttgttggtgttttcctcgtccgcgtcgtcggttgcattcttgggctgttctgagctgcaacctaagttaaggtaaataagtcctttatttattttaaggattgcaatgattcatattttttatcatgggtaccagcactatgtcctgggactggtactgtaattgcggtttcgtaggaagctcacgccgtttttcctacgacacgctcctatcaggtgccgttgtatGGCGGTGCCGGATTGGGGTGACAATAATCTATTGAACAGTCTATCAAATGGACATGATCTTTGCACCACCAAACCTACTATGTGGCATCCACAATTCGACATGCCACCTCCCCTCCAAGCGGCCGTACTCGATTTATTGTTGCTTAATATCATATCACACATTAAATATTCTCTCTATCCCAAAAAAAAGTCGAACTCTAGGGATGAATTTAAACATGGTAATGCATCCCTAGAGTTGGACTCATTTCGAGATATAGGGAGTAGTTTGGAAGTAAGTTGGAATAATATTCTTAATTTAAAGTGCGATGTGCAGGCTTAGTCCATGGCGTGCGCTAATTGAGGCCCAATCATTTATCCTCTTCAGATTGCATCATGTACTGTGACGAGTTCTTTAACTTCATCCGCGTTACGTTGAGAGTCAACTGTCGAGGTCAACGCTCGATTCACCATTTAGCAAATCGCATTCAAGTCAATTTGCTGTTTCAGTCGTATATAGTGTGACAAATCAGATGCAAtgcaacattaattaattagcaattaCTGATAATTAATCACAGTAACTTTTTCAGCAGCAAAAAAAGTTTCAAAGCATAGTCTACACTGTACACCATATTATATGACACCAACCAAACCGGCGAGCTTGCTGCGAGGCTGCATGCCACAGATGAAAGCTCCatcgcggcgacgacgacgacgaccgtgTCCAAGTCCACTCATGCCTCGCCATCTCTTCTACCCTACGCGGTTGCATCTTGCATCAAGAACTCGATCGATCTGATATATATTACTATGAGCTAAGCTGCTAATTAAGTTCTAGATTTAATTAGCAACAATCAATGGACGTGCCGTTCTTCCTCGCCTTCGCAATCATCGCGCTCCTGTCCAGGTACGTCCCCTTCGCGCTGCCGCCGATGGCGCGGGACCTCCTCGCCGACAACTCCGCCGagccggcgcgcgccgccaaGTGCGCGGTGTCGGTGGCCGTCGCCGGGCTGATGCTGCTGGTGTCGCTGCagtgcggcgccggcggcgagcagtaCTGCCCCGACGTCagggtggaggggagggcgctgtGGCTCAACTGCGCGGCGCTGTTCCTCGGcatggtcgtcggcggcgtcgcggtggtggtgatgccgccgctcgccgccgtgtcgccgctTGTCCAGGTGATGGTCGAACACCTGACCAGGTTCACGGAGACCATCGCGGTGACCGCGTTCGCGCATGACTTCTGCATCTTTGTCAAGCTCGTGAGGCTGAAACAATGAGGCGAGGAACCGAAGGCCATTGCTCCTTTGTTTTTCTTGAGGCTTTTTTATTCACGTTGTAAAAAGATTGATGAATTTCAATGCGAGAATGGCATTCAATGTTCATTTGcgtatattaattaaaatttaatttattatttttatataacttgAAGAAATCGATTTCTATAATCGAATTTAATAACTATGTTAACATGTAGTACATCCATTTTGATGATTAGAATCCCTCTTCGGAACCAGGAAACCGTGCGCACGGCGTCCATGTCTCGGGAATGCTAATGTGGGAGCGAACGCTTGTGGCGCGTTCCTGTCAGCGAACACTTTCGCCTTTCGGACAATATAAGTTTCGCTGTTAGCTTTCCACTTTTTCTCAGGGCAAATTATCGGTTTTTCTATTCGATGATTGAAGTATATGCTCCATGATATGACAGGTAGAATATGACATGTAGGTTAGAAGGGAATGGCAAACAAATAGCAATATTTGCACATCAATGTAAAACTATGAATTTAAAAACAATATGTAAATCCACATATTTTAAAGGTTAAATCATGCCATAGTTATCCTAgtaaaacttctaaaatataCGTTGTTTGGCAAATAAAATTAGTGCTAAATTTGCCGCTTTGTTATATTATGGCTAAATATATAGTTCTGTGCTAATTCCATTATAAATTATGGGAGTGTCTAGATTTTAAGCACatggaaaattttcaaaaattttagtcACAATTCTCACCTCTTAGATATAATCCACTGGTTGTTATCAATACCTACTTATGCAAACAAAATCTGTTTCTACTAAAAGATTGACAAAATTACATAAACCACTCCATAACCTATTTTGTCGCAAAAGCCCACCCATCAAATATTGTGAGGCCAAAATTACCCAAATGCTTAAGTCGGACTCACCACAAACCACACTACCTAGCTTGGCTTAGTTGATATGGTCCGCCGGGATTCAAGTAAAAAATGGACCGAATCAGTTACTCATGTGTCAGGGAGAGGGCGAGGGCAGAGTGGTTTTTCCAACACAATGGGTTATGCGATGGAATCTCAAAACAGGGTGACAATTATAATGATTTATGCAATTTCTCCTAAAAGATTAAACAATAAACTATTCTAACCtataaaaagaattacaaaactgcaTGAGATAAACTTATAACTAATAAAAACTTACTaaattacatgaaaaaaaatgtttgaacttagataaaaataaaactcTACCAAATACCTTACATGACAGTTTCATAGTATTGTAGCCTAAGGCTGCTTTCATTTGAAGCACCGTGAGAAAAAATAGTGCATCGTTTTTCGCGTGCGCAGATATTGAACGGTTAaaaggtatttttttaaaaaaaaatataggaaagtTGATTTAAATATGGTATTATCCATTTTTCACTTTTGAAATaactaatactcaattaattatactctAATGACTCATATTGTTTTACGTATTTTCTCAATCTTCTACTTTTCCCTTCCTTTAGTGTTTTTAGAAGGAGTAATTCTACGGTTCTTGAGAaggtaccaagatgtaccaaaaatttagtgcaaaatttaccaaatttacaattaaaaaagtggtacctcatggtatatcctcaaggaccgtaaaattgctctttagAAGTAGCTAGGCTTATGCCTTTTCATGGTTTTGAACGGTTGATCTTGTGCTTAAA
The Oryza glaberrima chromosome 8, OglaRS2, whole genome shotgun sequence DNA segment above includes these coding regions:
- the LOC127781209 gene encoding uncharacterized protein LOC127781209, giving the protein MDVPFFLAFAIIALLSRYVPFALPPMARDLLADNSAEPARAAKCAVSVAVAGLMLLVSLQCGAGGEQYCPDVRVEGRALWLNCAALFLGMVVGGVAVVVMPPLAAVSPLVQVMVEHLTRFTETIAVTAFAHDFCIFVKLVRLKQ